A portion of the Bdellovibrio bacteriovorus genome contains these proteins:
- a CDS encoding dihydrofolate reductase family protein yields MKSGSGPDLLIQGSSTLYPQLFAENLVDRLTILTFPVVLGKGRRLFGEGTPPFAMKMVNSEVSTTGVTIATYEPSGNVPVGTFLEDTPSEAELKRRERWAQEG; encoded by the coding sequence ATCAAATCTGGCAGCGGGCCAGATCTTTTAATTCAAGGAAGCTCAACCCTTTATCCACAGCTTTTCGCTGAAAATTTAGTAGATCGTTTAACGATTCTGACTTTCCCTGTGGTTTTAGGAAAAGGACGACGTCTTTTTGGTGAAGGCACGCCACCTTTTGCAATGAAGATGGTGAACTCTGAAGTCTCAACGACAGGTGTGACCATTGCGACTTATGAACCTTCCGGAAATGTTCCTGTTGGTACTTTCTTAGAAGATACACCCAGTGAAGCAGAGCTTAAACGTCGTGAACGTTGGGCGCAGGAAGGTTAG
- a CDS encoding putative DNA modification/repair radical SAM protein — protein sequence MTAVKWENLKSKLSILADAAKYDASCSSSGSQRKREKDGMGNVEGMGICHSYAPDGRCISLLKILMTNYCIFDCKYCINRVSSDVKRARFTPEEIVQLTLEFYRRNYIEGLFLSSGIINSSDETMEQLIQVAKSLRLDHKFQGYIHLKVVAGSSKELILKAGEWADRVSANIEMPVQEDLNLLAPAKTIQEATTSMEQIADRVDEAKEDQKYSPFKAPKFAPAGQTTQMIVGATESTDSVILKQSQDLYQKYSLRRVYYSAYSPIPHADAFLPRGEPSLVRENRLYQADWLVRFYKFDAKELTSTEAPNLPLDIDPKTAWALRNRSSFPINVNTASREELLRIPGFGVKNVERILQMRPYRKISLMDIAKLRIPLKRAKYFIITSDHNPDVFLLDANNLKDRIKPEEKQMSLFDLKVSAVSGDL from the coding sequence ATGACTGCAGTCAAATGGGAAAATCTCAAATCCAAGCTTTCTATTCTGGCCGATGCGGCTAAATACGACGCCTCTTGCTCAAGCAGTGGCTCGCAAAGAAAGCGCGAAAAAGACGGGATGGGAAATGTTGAAGGCATGGGGATTTGTCACAGCTATGCTCCGGATGGTCGCTGTATTAGTTTATTAAAAATCCTGATGACCAACTACTGCATCTTTGATTGCAAATATTGTATCAACCGTGTTTCTAGCGACGTGAAGCGTGCGCGCTTTACGCCTGAAGAAATTGTTCAGCTTACTTTAGAATTCTATCGCCGCAATTATATTGAGGGTTTGTTTTTAAGTTCCGGCATCATCAATAGCTCTGACGAAACGATGGAGCAACTTATCCAAGTGGCGAAATCTTTACGCTTAGATCATAAATTCCAAGGATACATTCATTTAAAAGTCGTCGCCGGTTCTTCAAAAGAATTGATTTTAAAAGCCGGGGAGTGGGCCGATCGTGTCAGTGCGAATATTGAAATGCCCGTGCAAGAAGACCTCAACCTGCTTGCGCCCGCCAAAACCATTCAAGAAGCTACGACGTCAATGGAACAAATTGCGGATCGTGTGGATGAGGCGAAAGAAGATCAAAAATATTCTCCATTTAAAGCACCCAAGTTTGCGCCTGCGGGACAAACGACGCAGATGATTGTGGGCGCGACGGAAAGCACGGATTCGGTGATCTTAAAACAATCGCAAGATCTGTATCAGAAATATTCTTTACGTCGTGTGTATTATTCTGCTTATAGTCCAATTCCGCATGCCGATGCTTTTTTGCCTCGAGGCGAGCCATCACTGGTGCGAGAAAATCGACTGTATCAAGCAGATTGGCTGGTCCGCTTTTATAAATTTGATGCTAAGGAATTAACAAGCACCGAGGCGCCGAACTTACCGTTAGATATTGATCCGAAGACGGCGTGGGCTTTGCGCAATCGCAGCTCGTTTCCGATAAACGTGAATACAGCTTCGCGAGAGGAACTTTTGCGTATCCCGGGCTTTGGTGTAAAAAATGTCGAGCGAATTTTACAGATGCGGCCGTATCGCAAAATTTCATTAATGGACATTGCAAAACTGCGTATTCCTTTAAAGCGCGCAAAATATTTTATTATTACTTCTGATCATAATCCCGATGTGTTCTTGCTTGATGCCAATAATCTTAAAGATCGTATCAAGCCTGAAGAAAAGCAGATGTCCCTATTTGATTTGAAGGTTTCTGCGGTCTCAGGAGATCTGTGA
- a CDS encoding MFS transporter produces MKSELNDRVPLRQLIVFGAGGLIPIALFNIAGQLIGLIGNISLGLSAFWLGVILIIPRVWDAVSDPIVGHLSDNTRTRWGRRRPYVLVGGISVALSFVMMWWVPKHESVISWFPSEGAFQWFQLSYILVSVLIFFSACTVFEIPHGALGMEITPNSHERTRLFSAKSFFGNLFAMATPWLFALAGMEIFKGPGGSEADGMRYVSILIAIFLIPASIWWFLDLKEPENVEIKTVSNEKRSSFWADMKYIVQNKNFIYLVVTVFTLAMGFNFVSLLNYYISIFYIYGGDKAAAGPLLGINGTIWAITGLLAVFPLNWLSPKMGKRNTLILSIALMVLAQVAKIFCYSKEYPYLMVIPTILLSAGMLFFFTLSTSMLADICDEDDLRSGKRAEGSYYSVYWWFIKMGSAFASLVTGLLIIFTQFDEAQVTRVDDLRGSVNEIRAELGKAEPSKPLQEFLVKAEQKAEALKQHLATEFQGGESSSTHRELLLQNVDNIQNELKNLNAMQRIERIPPSVDVSLAQLTQQTPQSLFMMRLIEISLPIILSLISLLFALKYPLTNQRCEEIQEALKKRNAGLPQPSH; encoded by the coding sequence ATGAAATCAGAATTAAATGACCGCGTTCCCTTAAGACAGCTTATCGTGTTTGGTGCGGGGGGTTTGATCCCCATTGCGTTATTCAATATTGCCGGACAGCTTATTGGTCTTATTGGAAATATCAGTTTAGGTTTAAGCGCTTTCTGGCTGGGTGTGATTTTAATTATTCCCAGAGTTTGGGATGCGGTTTCTGATCCTATCGTAGGCCATCTTTCGGACAACACGCGCACTCGCTGGGGACGCAGACGTCCTTACGTTTTAGTCGGTGGAATCTCAGTTGCTTTGAGTTTTGTGATGATGTGGTGGGTGCCCAAACACGAGTCGGTGATTTCTTGGTTTCCGAGCGAGGGTGCTTTTCAATGGTTTCAACTTTCATACATTTTAGTTTCTGTTTTAATTTTCTTTTCGGCTTGTACGGTTTTTGAAATTCCGCATGGTGCTCTGGGGATGGAGATCACTCCGAATTCTCATGAACGCACGCGTTTATTCAGTGCTAAAAGCTTTTTCGGAAATCTTTTTGCGATGGCAACCCCTTGGTTGTTCGCTTTAGCGGGAATGGAAATTTTCAAAGGTCCGGGCGGTTCAGAAGCCGATGGCATGCGCTATGTTTCTATTCTGATCGCGATCTTTTTGATTCCGGCCTCGATTTGGTGGTTCTTGGATTTGAAAGAACCTGAAAACGTTGAAATTAAAACTGTGTCTAACGAAAAACGTTCCAGTTTTTGGGCGGACATGAAGTACATCGTGCAAAATAAAAACTTCATTTACTTGGTTGTGACTGTTTTCACCTTGGCGATGGGCTTTAACTTCGTCAGTCTTTTGAATTATTATATCTCGATATTTTATATTTACGGTGGTGATAAGGCGGCGGCGGGTCCTTTATTGGGGATCAATGGCACAATCTGGGCGATCACGGGTTTACTTGCCGTGTTCCCGCTCAATTGGCTGTCGCCCAAAATGGGTAAGCGCAATACATTGATCCTTTCGATTGCATTGATGGTGTTAGCGCAAGTGGCGAAGATTTTTTGTTACAGCAAAGAATATCCATACCTGATGGTGATTCCGACAATTCTGCTTTCTGCCGGAATGTTATTTTTCTTTACGCTGAGCACTTCAATGCTTGCGGATATCTGTGACGAAGATGATTTGAGATCTGGCAAAAGAGCGGAAGGTTCTTATTATTCAGTTTATTGGTGGTTCATAAAAATGGGATCGGCTTTTGCGAGTCTGGTGACGGGATTGCTGATTATTTTTACCCAATTTGATGAAGCTCAAGTGACGCGTGTGGATGATTTGCGGGGCAGTGTAAATGAAATTCGGGCGGAACTTGGAAAGGCAGAGCCAAGCAAACCCCTGCAAGAATTTTTAGTTAAGGCAGAGCAGAAAGCTGAGGCGCTAAAGCAACATTTAGCGACGGAGTTTCAAGGTGGCGAGTCTTCAAGTACGCACAGAGAACTTTTGTTGCAGAATGTGGATAATATTCAGAATGAGCTAAAAAATTTGAACGCGATGCAGAGAATCGAAAGAATTCCCCCCTCTGTAGATGTGTCTTTAGCGCAACTAACCCAACAAACTCCGCAAAGTCTGTTCATGATGCGCCTTATCGAAATATCGCTTCCGATAATTTTAAGTCTCATCTCTCTTTTATTCGCTTTAAAATATCCACTGACCAATCAGCGTTGCGAAGAAATTCAAGAGGCGCTTAAAAAAAGGAACGCCGGGCTCCCGCAGCCAAGCCATTAA
- a CDS encoding glucoamylase family protein: MSLKRAFLSSLVSLAMVLSSTTGYGKTAEMTVVGRTPLLTPVNRPLTLDRLSRDTFRYFWETTDAKTGLAPDRFPSSSPASIAAVGFALTAYAIGVENEYITRKQAVDRTLATLRFFWKLPMGPQKTGVAGYQGFYYHFLSMKDGTRATEWEIELSTVDTALLLGGVLFAQSYYSKANKKETEIRNLADKIYKRVNWQWAQHRHPVISLGWFPGEKGFIAYDWVGYNEAMLVYILGLGSPTFPLKPDSWHAWTDHYKDDWGMDNGIEYLTFYAMFGHQYTHVWVDFRDIQDDFMKSKNSNYFLNSKKAAYAQRQYAITNKAGWDGYGENQWGLTASDGPGKFSKVVNGKKREFKGYFARGVGINYAYDDGTLAPTALLGSLPFAPEIVMPAIQTTYEKYGKYLYTDYGFLDAYNPTFQFPVTSKTGKVIPDVGWIAKDYIGIDQGPILAMTENYRTGFVWEVMRKNKYIKLGLQRAGFTGGWLGAEKKNTGVASSSTMTTNTPDPKTDKERKPASN; this comes from the coding sequence ATGAGTTTAAAGCGAGCGTTCCTTAGCAGTTTAGTTTCTCTGGCGATGGTTTTGTCATCAACGACAGGTTATGGAAAGACAGCAGAAATGACTGTTGTGGGCCGAACTCCGCTTTTGACTCCTGTGAATAGACCGCTGACTTTAGATCGTTTATCCCGTGATACATTTAGATATTTCTGGGAAACCACGGACGCGAAGACGGGTTTGGCTCCGGATCGTTTTCCTTCAAGTTCTCCGGCTAGTATTGCCGCAGTTGGTTTCGCCCTGACGGCTTACGCTATTGGCGTTGAAAACGAATACATCACCCGCAAGCAAGCCGTTGATAGAACGCTGGCGACATTGCGTTTCTTTTGGAAGCTTCCAATGGGCCCACAAAAAACAGGCGTGGCCGGCTATCAAGGTTTTTATTATCATTTTCTTTCCATGAAAGATGGAACTCGCGCCACGGAATGGGAGATTGAACTTTCCACAGTGGACACGGCCTTGCTTTTAGGTGGTGTTTTATTTGCGCAAAGTTATTACAGCAAAGCGAATAAAAAAGAGACTGAGATTCGTAACCTTGCCGATAAAATTTATAAACGAGTCAATTGGCAGTGGGCTCAGCATCGTCATCCAGTGATCAGTCTTGGTTGGTTCCCCGGTGAAAAAGGTTTTATCGCCTATGACTGGGTTGGATACAACGAAGCGATGCTAGTTTATATTTTGGGTTTAGGTTCGCCGACGTTTCCTTTAAAGCCAGACTCGTGGCATGCATGGACGGATCATTATAAAGATGATTGGGGCATGGATAACGGAATTGAATACCTGACGTTCTATGCAATGTTTGGTCATCAATATACGCATGTGTGGGTTGATTTCCGCGATATTCAAGATGATTTCATGAAGAGTAAGAACAGCAATTATTTCTTAAACTCTAAAAAGGCGGCCTATGCGCAAAGACAGTACGCGATCACCAACAAAGCAGGTTGGGATGGGTACGGTGAAAATCAGTGGGGCTTAACGGCTAGCGATGGGCCGGGTAAGTTTTCTAAAGTAGTGAATGGCAAAAAGCGTGAGTTTAAAGGTTATTTCGCCCGTGGTGTTGGGATCAACTATGCTTACGACGATGGAACTTTGGCGCCGACGGCTCTTTTAGGCTCGTTGCCTTTTGCTCCTGAAATTGTGATGCCCGCGATTCAAACTACGTATGAAAAATACGGTAAATATCTGTATACAGATTATGGGTTTTTGGACGCTTACAATCCCACCTTTCAATTTCCGGTAACTTCCAAGACCGGTAAGGTGATTCCGGATGTGGGCTGGATTGCAAAGGACTATATTGGTATTGATCAAGGTCCGATCTTAGCAATGACCGAAAACTATCGCACAGGTTTTGTGTGGGAAGTGATGCGCAAAAATAAATACATAAAGCTTGGCTTACAAAGAGCGGGTTTTACTGGTGGCTGGCTGGGTGCAGAGAAAAAAAATACGGGCGTTGCCTCATCTTCAACGATGACCACAAACACGCCTGACCCAAAGACGGATAAAGAGCGCAAACCTGCTTCGAACTAA
- a CDS encoding DUF2945 domain-containing protein, whose translation MASHFKKHDKVQWNYLGRAVLGTVEEVYKESITKTIKGKKITRHGSAEKPAYLVKSEAGNIALKLESEIKKITRSKTSAPKMFGGLKDT comes from the coding sequence ATGGCGTCACACTTTAAAAAACATGACAAAGTCCAATGGAATTATTTAGGCAGAGCCGTCTTAGGCACAGTCGAAGAGGTCTATAAAGAATCCATCACGAAAACGATCAAAGGCAAAAAGATCACGCGTCACGGGTCCGCCGAAAAGCCCGCGTATTTAGTAAAATCCGAAGCCGGAAATATCGCTTTAAAACTTGAATCCGAAATTAAAAAAATCACTCGATCAAAAACAAGCGCGCCAAAGATGTTTGGCGGCTTAAAAGACACTTAG
- a CDS encoding UdgX family uracil-DNA binding protein (This protein belongs to the uracil DNA glycosylase superfamily, members of which act in excision repair of DNA. However, it belongs more specifically to UdgX branch, whose founding member was found to bind uracil in DNA (where it does not belong), without cleaving it, appears to promote DNA repair by a pathway involving RecA, rather than base excision.): MNWNEWREKARKLLNEGVAPAEAVWNDSPEFQFSVLERKPLEKPTIPKEFLEIGPLIAAARDPDRWDLLYRIVYRLNHESIHLLNVTVDNDVKRAMDLVKSVRKDIHKMHAFVRFKKIDIDGQETYIAWHKPEHLTIELGTPFFARRFGDKPWSIFSPDASAHWDLKELTFGPGMAEHEFTHQDEFDEVWKTYYKSIFNPARLNLKMMRQEMSPKYWSSMPETALIHELVRETPQRLQKMAAAPQVRAEVPAKLGLRDLKSLASNCTTCPWAKSSTQTVFGEGDSQARLMVVGEQPGSEEDLAGHAFIGPAGKVLADILNDLGIKREEIYITNAVKHFKWTPSDDGKARIHKKPSGGDMHACKPWLEAEIAAIRPKVIIALGVTAATSILGRLVKIGEERERNITNNALAENVIVSWHPSSILRAFNQEDRDQKIAELRSDLLRAFKLSAL; encoded by the coding sequence GTGAATTGGAATGAATGGCGGGAAAAGGCCCGCAAACTTCTTAATGAGGGTGTCGCCCCGGCGGAAGCCGTATGGAATGATTCGCCGGAGTTTCAGTTTTCAGTTTTGGAAAGAAAGCCGTTAGAAAAGCCGACGATACCCAAGGAATTTTTAGAAATCGGTCCGTTAATTGCGGCTGCCCGGGATCCCGATCGTTGGGATTTGCTTTACCGAATTGTTTATCGCTTAAATCACGAATCCATTCATTTACTAAATGTGACCGTCGATAACGATGTTAAGCGCGCGATGGATTTAGTAAAATCCGTCCGTAAAGACATCCATAAGATGCACGCTTTTGTGCGATTTAAAAAAATAGACATCGACGGACAAGAAACCTATATCGCCTGGCATAAACCAGAACACCTGACTATTGAACTGGGCACTCCTTTTTTTGCCCGACGATTTGGGGATAAACCGTGGTCTATCTTTTCGCCAGATGCTTCAGCCCACTGGGATCTAAAAGAATTAACATTTGGTCCCGGCATGGCTGAACATGAATTCACTCATCAAGATGAATTCGACGAAGTTTGGAAAACCTATTATAAATCTATTTTTAATCCCGCACGCTTAAACCTTAAGATGATGCGACAAGAGATGTCGCCGAAATACTGGTCCAGCATGCCTGAGACGGCTTTAATCCATGAACTGGTGCGCGAAACCCCACAGCGCTTACAAAAGATGGCGGCCGCCCCGCAGGTGCGGGCGGAAGTTCCGGCAAAACTTGGTTTACGTGATTTAAAATCTTTGGCCTCTAATTGCACGACATGTCCCTGGGCTAAAAGCTCAACGCAAACCGTATTCGGCGAAGGAGATTCACAGGCAAGGCTGATGGTCGTCGGTGAACAACCCGGATCAGAAGAGGACCTAGCAGGACATGCCTTTATCGGTCCCGCCGGAAAAGTGTTGGCAGATATCCTGAATGATCTGGGAATTAAGCGCGAGGAAATTTATATCACAAACGCCGTGAAACATTTTAAGTGGACGCCGAGTGATGACGGCAAGGCACGTATTCATAAAAAACCAAGTGGTGGTGATATGCATGCCTGTAAGCCCTGGCTAGAAGCAGAAATTGCAGCGATCCGGCCTAAAGTGATCATTGCTTTAGGGGTGACGGCGGCAACTTCTATTTTAGGTCGTCTGGTGAAAATCGGCGAGGAGAGGGAGCGAAATATCACGAACAACGCTTTAGCTGAAAACGTGATCGTGTCCTGGCATCCGTCATCAATTTTAAGAGCATTTAATCAAGAAGACCGCGATCAGAAGATCGCGGAGCTAAGAAGTGATTTGCTAAGAGCATTTAAGCTCAGTGCTCTTTAG
- a CDS encoding CotH kinase family protein, which translates to MSKSVVTLSFLIFAFLMSPAFVSASVEAWAIAKPEYDIVFPDDQIVDFKIIIQPQDWEAMQDNMRKLYGEPGKPLPRPNPGDKPVAPGFSKEKPMWVNAKIEFNGQTWNNVAVRYKGNSSLMFPWMRGSHKLPFKIDFSKFEKKRKFYGFTELSLSNNFADNTLMREPLAYRLLSDMGLPASHTALYRMTVDYGNGAKDYGIYTSIEVTNDTVVGNFFGEDKGNIYEGDGRGVTLAKGVTIDQIKTAFQKENNKKENDFSDIIGLYNTLHSPDRLARPTAWRADLESRFEVKEFLKWLAMSAVLEHWDTYGNMTHNFYLYNKDGKLHWISWDHNLILGAGFGAPPNNPPKDPPPMPNPAPPPGGGGKPPGSYFKISVTFDRAEVKDKWPLIRFILDDAVYGQEYKNQLKDMKSRYFNAAKIEMDLRHRAKTIKTTVAPGDQNDFEKSVDDLVKKIFEREQKLSEHIQKI; encoded by the coding sequence ATGAGTAAATCTGTTGTAACGCTTTCTTTTTTAATTTTTGCTTTCCTAATGTCACCGGCATTCGTTTCAGCGTCGGTAGAAGCATGGGCCATCGCAAAGCCTGAATATGATATCGTTTTTCCTGACGACCAGATCGTTGATTTTAAAATCATCATCCAACCACAAGATTGGGAGGCGATGCAGGATAATATGCGCAAGCTTTATGGCGAACCAGGGAAACCTCTTCCTCGCCCGAATCCGGGCGATAAGCCCGTCGCCCCTGGGTTCTCAAAAGAAAAACCAATGTGGGTGAATGCCAAAATTGAATTTAACGGCCAGACATGGAATAACGTTGCCGTTCGTTATAAAGGCAACTCTTCATTGATGTTTCCTTGGATGCGCGGAAGTCATAAATTGCCTTTTAAAATCGACTTTTCAAAATTTGAAAAGAAAAGAAAGTTTTACGGGTTTACCGAACTTTCCCTTTCAAATAACTTTGCTGACAACACCTTGATGCGTGAGCCCTTGGCTTATCGTTTATTAAGCGACATGGGTTTGCCTGCTTCACACACCGCCCTTTACCGTATGACGGTGGATTATGGCAACGGCGCCAAAGATTACGGCATTTATACTTCTATTGAAGTGACGAACGACACCGTGGTGGGAAATTTCTTTGGCGAAGACAAAGGTAACATCTATGAAGGTGACGGCCGAGGTGTCACCTTAGCCAAAGGTGTTACAATCGATCAAATTAAGACCGCTTTTCAAAAAGAAAATAACAAAAAAGAAAACGATTTCAGCGATATCATCGGACTTTATAATACACTTCACAGCCCAGATCGTTTAGCGCGGCCGACCGCATGGCGCGCCGATCTTGAGTCGCGCTTTGAAGTTAAAGAATTTCTAAAATGGCTGGCGATGAGTGCCGTTCTTGAGCACTGGGACACTTATGGCAACATGACTCACAACTTTTATCTTTATAACAAAGACGGAAAATTACACTGGATTAGCTGGGATCATAATCTGATCTTGGGTGCGGGATTCGGGGCCCCGCCCAACAATCCGCCCAAAGATCCACCGCCGATGCCAAATCCTGCTCCCCCTCCGGGTGGTGGTGGCAAACCCCCGGGCAGCTATTTTAAGATCTCCGTCACCTTTGATCGCGCAGAAGTAAAAGATAAATGGCCTTTGATCCGATTTATTTTAGATGATGCCGTTTACGGACAGGAATATAAAAATCAGCTGAAGGATATGAAGAGCCGTTATTTCAACGCTGCCAAAATTGAAATGGACCTTCGCCACCGAGCTAAGACGATTAAAACTACGGTGGCGCCCGGTGATCAGAACGATTTTGAAAAATCGGTTGATGATTTAGTTAAAAAAATCTTTGAACGCGAACAAAAGCTTTCAGAGCACATTCAAAAAATCTAA
- a CDS encoding thioredoxin family protein, with protein sequence MKKLITLAILALMPMGLAHAEAIPGKPAPAFEVKDANGKTRTLSENKGKWVVLEWFNKDCPYVKKHYDSNNMQGLQKNYTGKGVIWYTVVSSAKGKQGHQSPADTLKTATEKKAAASAILLDESGVMGKAYGAKTTPHMYVIDPSGNVVYAGGIDNNDSSDPKVIPASTNYVSAALDAGMANKKIEVSSARPYGCSVKYQ encoded by the coding sequence ATGAAAAAACTAATCACACTAGCGATTTTAGCGTTGATGCCAATGGGCTTAGCACATGCCGAAGCCATTCCTGGTAAGCCAGCCCCTGCATTTGAAGTCAAAGATGCTAACGGCAAAACGCGCACCCTGTCTGAAAACAAAGGCAAATGGGTTGTCCTTGAATGGTTTAACAAAGACTGCCCTTACGTAAAAAAGCATTACGACAGCAACAACATGCAGGGCTTACAAAAGAACTACACCGGTAAGGGCGTTATTTGGTATACGGTCGTTTCTTCAGCAAAAGGCAAACAAGGTCACCAATCACCAGCAGATACTTTAAAAACGGCGACTGAAAAAAAGGCGGCCGCTTCGGCTATCTTGCTTGATGAATCAGGTGTGATGGGGAAAGCTTACGGAGCTAAAACAACTCCGCACATGTACGTGATCGACCCAAGCGGAAATGTCGTTTATGCCGGTGGAATTGATAATAATGATTCTTCAGATCCTAAAGTGATCCCAGCTTCGACAAACTATGTTTCGGCCGCACTTGATGCGGGCATGGCCAATAAAAAGATCGAAGTATCTTCAGCGCGCCCTTATGGTTGCTCGGTAAAATATCAGTAG
- a CDS encoding dihydrofolate reductase family protein has protein sequence MRRIIGSVFLSLDGVMQAPGGPTEDPRGGFKFGGWIPPHSDDITGNAIGKIIMGEYDLLLGKKTYEIFAAYWPYFGDDNPVARPFNRTKKYVLTSSNDTLDWNNSHRVASIEELKKSNLAAGQIF, from the coding sequence ATGAGAAGAATTATCGGCTCAGTTTTTTTATCACTCGACGGCGTTATGCAAGCTCCAGGAGGTCCTACTGAAGATCCAAGGGGAGGATTTAAATTTGGTGGATGGATTCCGCCACATTCTGACGATATCACCGGTAATGCCATTGGGAAAATTATCATGGGTGAATATGATCTTCTTTTGGGAAAAAAGACTTACGAAATTTTTGCGGCTTACTGGCCCTACTTTGGCGATGATAATCCGGTGGCGCGTCCGTTTAATCGCACCAAGAAATATGTTTTAACCTCGAGTAACGACACGCTTGATTGGAATAATAGCCATCGTGTGGCAAGTATCGAAGAGCTAAAAAAATCAAATCTGGCAGCGGGCCAGATCTTTTAA
- a CDS encoding GNAT family N-acetyltransferase — translation MIESIVVREPSEQEFLDLARFSYENFILGMAKSSGQSAEELRKQMGGPPILRSEADHWLMVTQNNKKVGFVWFQLNNDNKSAFGMDIFLEPEFRNQGIGRHVLNLCAQRLAELGIKTAKICVFEDNAIARSLYKSLGFETESFDEARRQFTLSMDLKV, via the coding sequence ATGATTGAAAGCATTGTTGTGCGCGAACCTTCAGAGCAAGAATTTTTAGATCTAGCCCGATTTTCATATGAGAACTTCATCCTTGGAATGGCGAAATCATCAGGTCAATCAGCTGAAGAACTTAGAAAACAAATGGGCGGTCCACCTATTCTCCGGTCTGAGGCAGATCATTGGTTGATGGTCACACAGAACAATAAAAAAGTGGGCTTCGTTTGGTTCCAACTGAATAACGACAATAAATCGGCCTTCGGGATGGATATTTTTTTAGAGCCTGAATTCCGCAACCAAGGGATCGGTCGTCACGTCCTGAATCTATGCGCGCAGCGCTTGGCTGAGCTCGGTATAAAAACCGCAAAAATCTGCGTCTTTGAAGACAACGCCATCGCAAGATCTCTTTACAAATCTTTAGGCTTTGAAACCGAAAGCTTTGATGAGGCTCGACGTCAGTTCACGCTATCCATGGATTTAAAGGTCTAA